In Streptomyces sp. DG2A-72, one genomic interval encodes:
- a CDS encoding SAM-dependent methyltransferase, protein MTGSEAEFARIDTSRPHPARVYDWWLGGKDNYPVDEELARRIAATDEAAVRSARANRRFMHRAVRTVTEAGMRQFLDVGTGIPTEPNLHQVAQEVAPEAKVVYADNDPIVLRHAEALLHGTPEGATNYVHADFREPDTILRLAAESLDFSQPVALSLVALTHYLDEEPAGDDVYGLLKRYVAELAPGSYLILSQVTPDLSPEVIAKVADHFRKSGTPFHPRSLAEISRFFDGLELLGPGVIPATGWRPGPEDVAAQAEGIVPLYAGVARKA, encoded by the coding sequence ATGACCGGATCCGAGGCCGAGTTCGCCCGCATCGACACCAGCCGTCCGCATCCCGCCCGGGTCTACGACTGGTGGTTGGGCGGCAAGGACAACTACCCGGTGGACGAGGAGCTGGCCCGCAGGATCGCCGCCACGGACGAGGCGGCGGTGCGCTCGGCGCGCGCCAACCGCCGGTTCATGCACCGGGCCGTCCGCACCGTCACCGAGGCCGGGATGCGGCAGTTCCTGGACGTCGGCACGGGCATCCCCACCGAACCCAACCTCCACCAGGTGGCCCAGGAGGTCGCCCCGGAGGCGAAGGTCGTGTACGCGGACAACGACCCGATCGTTCTCAGACACGCCGAGGCGCTGCTGCACGGCACGCCCGAGGGCGCCACGAACTACGTGCACGCCGACTTCCGCGAGCCGGACACCATCCTGCGGCTGGCCGCGGAGTCCCTGGACTTCTCGCAGCCCGTCGCGCTGTCCTTGGTCGCGCTCACCCACTACCTGGACGAGGAGCCGGCCGGCGACGACGTCTACGGCCTGCTCAAGCGGTACGTCGCCGAGCTCGCCCCGGGCAGCTACCTGATCCTCTCCCAGGTCACCCCCGACCTGAGCCCGGAAGTGATCGCCAAGGTCGCCGATCACTTCCGCAAGAGTGGCACTCCGTTCCATCCACGGTCGCTCGCCGAGATCTCCCGCTTCTTCGACGGCCTGGAGCTGCTGGGTCCCGGCGTGATTCCGGCCACCGGGTGGCGGCCGGGGCCGGAGGACGTGGCGGCACAGGCGGAGGGCATCGTGCCCCTGTACGCGGGAGTCGCCCGTAAGGCCTGA
- a CDS encoding helix-turn-helix transcriptional regulator — MSERRPAPTVGQVVLGKRLQELREAAGLKREEAAQVLRVAPATVRRMEMADVALKIPYVQLLLSAYGVPEEEAAAFVSLAEEANQPGWWQRFHDVLPDWFSLYVSLEGAARIIRSYEPHFVPGLLQTEAYARAVLEAGTIGQAGPETIERHVSLRMARQQLLERDDRPHLWVIMDETVLLRPVSDDGSVLRDQIDKLLEFAERDRVTLQVAEFRAGPHPGTYAPFTLFRFAEPELPNMVFTEYLTGALYLDSRTEVSTHLEVLDHMTARAASAEQTKKILRDHRVDC, encoded by the coding sequence GTGAGCGAGCGGCGACCCGCGCCCACCGTCGGCCAGGTGGTGCTCGGCAAGCGGCTGCAGGAGCTGCGCGAGGCGGCCGGCCTCAAGCGCGAGGAGGCCGCACAGGTCCTGCGCGTGGCCCCCGCGACCGTGCGGCGCATGGAAATGGCCGATGTCGCGCTGAAGATCCCGTACGTCCAGCTGCTGCTCAGCGCGTACGGCGTGCCCGAGGAGGAGGCGGCGGCGTTCGTCTCGCTCGCCGAGGAGGCCAACCAGCCGGGCTGGTGGCAACGGTTCCACGATGTGCTGCCGGACTGGTTCAGCCTGTACGTGAGCCTGGAGGGCGCCGCCCGGATCATCCGCTCCTACGAGCCGCACTTCGTGCCCGGTCTGCTGCAGACGGAGGCGTATGCGCGGGCCGTGCTGGAGGCCGGGACGATCGGGCAGGCCGGTCCGGAGACCATCGAGCGGCATGTGTCGCTGCGCATGGCCCGGCAGCAGCTCCTGGAGCGCGACGACCGCCCCCACCTGTGGGTGATCATGGATGAGACGGTCCTGCTCCGTCCCGTGAGCGACGACGGCTCCGTGCTGCGCGACCAGATCGACAAGCTGCTGGAGTTCGCCGAGCGCGACCGCGTCACCCTCCAGGTCGCCGAGTTCAGGGCGGGCCCGCACCCGGGGACGTACGCGCCGTTCACGCTGTTCCGGTTCGCCGAGCCCGAGCTGCCCAACATGGTCTTCACCGAGTACCTGACCGGTGCGCTGTATCTCGACTCCCGCACGGAGGTCTCCACGCACCTGGAGGTGCTGGACCACATGACGGCGCGTGCCGCGTCCGCCGAGCAGACCAAGAAGATCCTGCGGGACCACCGCGTGGACTGCTGA
- a CDS encoding helix-turn-helix domain-containing protein — protein sequence MTTPASGAAALHADEGVGPLLRSWRERGRVSQLELALRADSSARHISFIETGRSRPSEEMVLRLAEHLDVPVRERNALLLAAGYAPRYRETPLDDPALETLREGIEQLIQGYEPYPALVVDATYNVVAANRGILALLDGLPESLLVPPLNAMRLTLHPEGLAPRIHNLREWRGHLLAQMERQIALQRSEKLRELYEEVAAYQVRETAEEPAEPVPYFALPMRIEHDGRVLSFISSISTFNTPMDVTVAELAIETLLPADPATLKYLQSQLP from the coding sequence ATGACCACTCCCGCGTCCGGCGCCGCCGCACTCCACGCCGACGAAGGCGTCGGCCCCCTGCTGCGGTCCTGGCGGGAGCGTGGGCGGGTCAGCCAGCTGGAGCTGGCGCTGCGGGCCGACTCCTCCGCCCGGCACATCAGCTTCATCGAGACGGGCCGCTCCCGGCCGAGCGAGGAGATGGTGCTGCGGCTGGCCGAGCATCTCGACGTGCCCGTGCGGGAGCGCAACGCCCTGCTCCTGGCGGCCGGTTACGCCCCGCGCTACCGGGAGACCCCGCTGGACGACCCGGCGCTGGAGACGCTGCGCGAGGGAATCGAGCAGCTGATCCAGGGCTACGAGCCCTACCCCGCCCTCGTGGTGGACGCGACGTACAACGTCGTGGCCGCCAACCGGGGCATCCTGGCTCTGCTCGACGGCCTGCCCGAGTCGCTGCTCGTGCCGCCGCTCAACGCGATGCGGCTGACCCTCCACCCGGAGGGCCTCGCGCCCCGGATTCACAATCTGCGGGAGTGGCGCGGCCATCTGCTCGCCCAGATGGAACGGCAGATCGCGCTGCAACGCTCCGAAAAGCTGCGGGAGTTGTACGAGGAGGTCGCCGCGTACCAGGTGCGGGAGACGGCAGAGGAACCGGCCGAGCCCGTCCCGTACTTCGCGCTCCCGATGCGCATCGAGCACGACGGCCGGGTGCTGTCCTTCATCTCCTCCATCTCCACCTTCAACACCCCGATGGACGTGACCGTCGCCGAGCTGGCCATCGAGACCCTGCTCCCGGCCGACCCGGCGACACTCAAGTACCTTCAGTCGCAGCTGCCTTGA
- a CDS encoding 4a-hydroxytetrahydrobiopterin dehydratase, producing MPLEPLSQKEIEERLAELPGWSLDGDRIARSYRLRSHLAATAMVVHIAQVQEELDHHSDLTLGYNTLSLSVNTHTVGAVTERDFKLARRVEELAPGHGAK from the coding sequence ATGCCCCTCGAACCGCTGTCGCAGAAGGAGATCGAGGAGCGGCTGGCGGAGCTGCCGGGCTGGTCCCTGGACGGGGACCGTATCGCCCGCTCCTACCGGCTGCGCTCACACCTCGCGGCCACCGCGATGGTCGTCCACATCGCCCAGGTCCAGGAAGAGCTCGACCACCACTCAGACCTCACCCTCGGCTACAACACCCTGTCACTGAGCGTGAACACGCACACCGTGGGTGCGGTGACCGAGCGGGACTTCAAGCTGGCCCGCCGGGTGGAGGAGCTGGCGCCGGGCCACGGGGCGAAGTGA
- a CDS encoding class I SAM-dependent methyltransferase — MLDYDKEADAYDVTRGGEPRAAAAADAVLGLLPGVTGRLLDVACGTGIVTRRLAAARPGLRVTGADLTYGMARMAAGRLPGAVVLADSRRLPFPDRAFDAMTSVWLLHLLDEPDDVRAAVAECARVLLPGGVYVTTVDKAAAHDVGSDIDAVLAPRPRRPARDAAAAVESYAAEQGLLLAGKARFPGVGQGRSPRRTAADLRRGWFTQLPPGEPRTERFAELLATLPDQDRPRPDPVFSLRAFRKPPDD; from the coding sequence GTGCTGGACTACGACAAGGAAGCCGACGCCTACGACGTCACACGCGGCGGCGAACCCCGGGCCGCCGCGGCTGCCGACGCCGTCCTGGGCCTGCTGCCCGGCGTGACCGGCCGCCTCCTCGACGTGGCCTGCGGCACCGGCATCGTGACCCGGCGGCTCGCGGCGGCCCGGCCCGGTCTGCGGGTCACGGGCGCGGATCTGACGTACGGGATGGCCCGGATGGCTGCCGGCCGCCTGCCCGGCGCGGTCGTGCTCGCGGACAGCCGGCGGCTGCCGTTCCCGGACCGGGCGTTCGACGCCATGACCAGCGTGTGGCTGCTGCATCTGCTCGACGAACCCGACGACGTGCGTGCCGCCGTCGCCGAATGCGCCCGGGTGCTGCTGCCGGGCGGTGTGTACGTCACCACCGTCGACAAGGCCGCCGCGCACGACGTGGGCAGTGACATCGATGCCGTGCTCGCCCCGCGTCCACGCCGCCCCGCCCGGGACGCGGCGGCGGCCGTGGAGTCGTACGCCGCCGAGCAGGGACTGCTTCTCGCCGGGAAGGCCCGCTTCCCGGGCGTGGGTCAGGGCCGCAGCCCCCGGCGGACCGCCGCCGACCTGCGGCGCGGCTGGTTCACCCAGCTGCCGCCCGGCGAGCCGCGCACCGAACGGTTCGCCGAGCTGCTGGCGACGCTCCCCGACCAGGACCGGCCGCGCCCCGACCCCGTGTTCTCCCTCCGGGCCTTCAGGAAGCCGCCCGACGACTGA